A genomic region of Colletotrichum destructivum chromosome 1, complete sequence contains the following coding sequences:
- a CDS encoding Putative molybdopterin cofactor biosynthesis C (MoaC) domain, molybdenum cofactor biosynthesis C, whose product MPNRTTLPAFGSAPGISRVPTHLFGPSTTTSHHHYQVRLFSSTALRPGNDNGNGNSNSSSSSSNDNSNPRPSPSPSLTHVSPTTGSAHMVSIASKQPTARVARAACTVTFSGPLALRLIRASQVKKGDVLGTARVAGIMAAKRTSDLIPLCHPIALSHVAVEIEPASAADDETVLHVEATVECEGKTGVEMEALTAAGAAALTVYDMCKAVDKAMVIGGLRVVLKDGGKSGRWEMP is encoded by the coding sequence ATGCCGAACCGGACGACGCTCCCGGCCTTCGGCTCGGCTCCGGGCATCTCGAGGGTTCCCACCCACCTCTTCGgaccgtcgacgacgacctctcaccaccactaccaaGTCCgtctcttctcctcgaccgctCTCCGGCCcggcaacgacaacggcaacggcaacagcaacagcagcagcagcagcagcaacgacaacagcaacccccggccgtccccgtccccgtccctcACTCACGTGtccccgacgacgggctcggcgCACATGGTCTCCATCGCCTCCAAGCAGCCAACGGCGCGCGTCGCCCGGGCCGCGTGCACCGTGACCTTCTCCGGTCCGCTCGCGCTCCGCCTCATCCGCGCCTCGCAGgtcaagaagggcgacgtcctcggcacGGCgcgcgtcgccggcatcatggCCGCCAAGCGCACGTCCGACCTGATCCCGCTGTGCCACCCGATCGCGCTCTCgcacgtcgccgtcgagatcgAGCCCGCgagcgccgccgacgacgagacggtCCTCCACGTCGAGGCCACCGTCGAGTGCGAGGGCAAGACGGgcgtcgagatggaggccctgaccgccgccggcgctgccgcgCTGACCGTCTACGACATGTgcaaggccgtcgacaaggccatgGTCATCGGCGGTCTGAGGGTCGTCCTGAAGGACGGCGGGAAGAGCGGGCGATGGGAGATGCCGTAG